A segment of the bacterium genome:
AGACGATGGGCTGGTCCGCCTCGCTGAAAAGCGACAGGCTTTACGTCACCGGCGAGCTTACGGTGCGTTTCCTTCGGCCGATGCCCGCCGGAACGGCGATGATAATCGAAGGCCATGCCGGGAGCGTGACAAAGAGGCTGGCCCACGTCACCGGCGAAGTGAGGGATGAAAACGGCGTCGTCTACGCCACCGCCGCGGGCAAATACCTGCCGCTGAGCGCCGAGAAGACCAAAGAGGTGGACGACAGGCTCAACTACCGCCCCGATACGGTGTCGCTGTTCGGAAGGGAAAAGCAGGAGGAATGACTTTCTCAAAAGTCATTCCTCCTCCCGTTTAGTGCGGTGCTTATAGCTGATGCGCTTTTATTGACTCCCCGAACCTTTATTTAGCTAAAAGATTCGCGAAGGCGTTGCTCGATATGGAGTAGAGGATCGAGAAGCGGGCCTCGGACGGCTTTCCATATATTGTGGATGAGTCGATCGTCCCCCTGAATACAAAACAGGTGTTTCTCGTGCCGACTCCGGGTATCTGGACCTGGGCGTTGGCAACCGCGCGGTTTTCAAGGTCTTTGTCCTCGCCTCCGGCCGAGTCCCTCCAGAAGCGGTCTCGGGAGTAAAGAAGTTCGAGATAACCGTTGCAATCCGAGGGCTCATTGGCGAAGTTCTCTTCCAGGAACGCGAATATATTCCACCTTAGGCCCAGGAATGCCTTTGCCCTTGCGTCCACGAACTGGATTTCTTCGCTTTCGCCGTTGGGAACTGTCCGCACCCCTCCGCCGAAAACGATGGAGAATGCGGGATTGTTCCAGCTTTCGCCCAGAGGGTGATACAGAAAGGCGTATCTGCCTTCCACAGTGGATCCGCCAGACTTAAACGGGTTGTCCGTTCCCTCAGTGTCGCCTTCTTCGGCCACCTTGCCCATATAGGCCAGTCTGAAATCCAGCCCGCCGCTCAACCTGGAGTAGTGCCTTGTCATGGTGGACACCGCCACCTCGGGTTTCAGAACATAGCTTCCGTCCGCGTTAAGGGAATAAGAACCCCCAAGATCGAATCTGATTCTGCTCTTCGGCAGCACCGTGAGGATATTTCTTCCTATTACTGCGGGGGTTGCCTGAAGAGGCTTGCACTCGTAGTTGATCTCCGCCTGCCCGCCTGTCTGGAGCAAATTCATGCCTGTAAGGACAAGGTGGAAAGCAGTCTCTTTGTTGGCCGGGATAGAAACGTATTCGCTGCCGCTAAACTGTGTGGTACCGTCTTTCACCCTTCTGGTTATCTGGTCGGGCCAAATGCGCCACTCAGGCGGGATCTGAATTCCAGCCGGAGGTTGCGACGGAGCCGGGGACTCGGTTCCAGGCGGGGGTTGAGCCGGAGGTTGCGACGGAGTTGGAGGCTCGGTTCCAGGCGGGGGTTGAGCCGGAGGTTGCGACGGAGCCGGGGGCTCGGTTCCAGGTGGGGATTGAGTCCCGGCTTGTTGGGTCTCGGCTTGGGGTGTTTCCGCCGCCGGGGCGGTCAGGAAAATCTTGTAATCTCCCGCATTTTTGGCCTTTACTACGAGTTGGGGGGCATCTGACGCAAGCCACCTTACCCTGAACGACGGCGCTTCGTAGTCATCCGCATAAGAGGCAAGCGGCATCAGGAAGGCGGCGAGCAGCACCGCAAACAACGGATTCCGGATAAAAGAACGTTCTTTCGGCCTCGTTTCCATCTTGTCGTCTCCCCGTTTTAAATTTTTATAAGGGTATATTTAAAAAAATATTTTAAATGCGTAAAAATACCATTTGCATCGCGTATTTTTTAGTCAGCTAATTATAGAATTCCAGCAACAGTTTCGCAAAATAAATTTTAACGCTCGTCCCTTTTAATTTTGATCCCTTTACCGTTGACTCCCTCCGCTATGGTGGTTAGCTTCAAGGCTGCAAAGGCGGGAAATCAGCTTTGAGGGATTTGGCGGAATTTTGATGAAACTGACCGA
Coding sequences within it:
- a CDS encoding PaaI family thioesterase; this encodes MERRLPNSDWCYVCGENNPLGHHVVFTTDGERVRTRYKPEVHRQGYPGVVHGGVLCTILDETMGWSASLKSDRLYVTGELTVRFLRPMPAGTAMIIEGHAGSVTKRLAHVTGEVRDENGVVYATAAGKYLPLSAEKTKEVDDRLNYRPDTVSLFGREKQEE